A DNA window from Phaeodactylum tricornutum CCAP 1055/1 chromosome 31, whole genome shotgun sequence contains the following coding sequences:
- a CDS encoding nad-dependent epimerase/dehydratase (Precise function unknown. A member of a family of related epimerases and dehydratases using bound NAD+ as co-factor. Based on sequence similarity, potentially carries out either of two reactions: (1) UDP-D-glucuronate = UDP-D-xylose + CO2, or (2) dTDP-D-glucose = dTDP-4-dehydro-6-deoxy-D-glucose + H2O.) translates to MVRLQAAHHHPPPGQHNPRNAEISRRLGTPNGSSTNNTNTNNGSHAAMFCSRQSILTLTVGVLVGYILLPVLLVEMELQDLMGALPDWETTGSGPYARPSPPEMLHQGLYSTARIPASLSETPRLRSVEQEPPRTLEAAPRDFAGVVAEGVTDIEKRIVQDHDLLGRQSLPTATTPYIMPTKVLPDHQRKKILVTGGAGFVGSHLVDKLMMDGMEVIVVDNFFTGQKKNVAHWLHHPNFSLVVHDVTEPIQLEVDEIYHLACPASPPHYQYNPVKTIKTSTMGTLNMLGLAKRVRAKILLTSTSEIYGDPKVHPQPESYWGNVNTIGPRSCYDEGKRVAETMMYSYKNQNGVDVRVARIFNTFGPRMHPNDGRVVSNFIIQALQNKNMTIYGEGKQTRSFQYVTDLVDGLYALMNGNYDLPVNLGNPEEYSVKDFATYIQELTKSTSDIIFLPKSEDDPSQRRPDITTAKRELGWEPQVKVQKGLEKTIEYFARVLESAGEIIPTGPGAAKPEA, encoded by the exons ATGGTTCGCTTGCAGGCTGCGCATCATCATCCTCCACCAGGGCAGCACAATCCCCGCAATGCCGAAATAAGTCGTCGGTTGGGAACCCCGAACGGTAGCAGTaccaacaataccaacaccaacaacggCAGCCACGCCGCCATGTTTTGCAGTCGTCAGAGTATCTTGACGCTGACGGTGGGAGTGTTGGTGGGTTACATTCTCTTACCCGTGTTGTTGGTGGAGATGGAGTTGCAGGACCTGATGGGAGCACTGCCGGACTGGGAAACGACCGGCAGTGGGCCGTACGCCCGCCCGTCGCCTCCGGAGATGCTGCACCAGGGTCTCTACAGTACCGCACGCATTCCGGCATCCTTGTCCGAGACGCCGCGTTTGCGCAGTGTCGAGCAGGAACCGCCGCGAACGCTCGAAGCTGCTCCGCGGGACTTTGCCGGTGTCGTGGCGGAAGGCGTCACCGATATCGAAAAACGAATCGTGCAAGATCACGATCTGCTCGGGAGACAGTCCTTGCCCACCGCAACGACGCCCTACATTATGCCCACCAAGGTCTTGCCCGATCATCAACGCAAGAAGATTCTCGTCACGGGAGGAGCCGGATTCGTCGGCAGTCATCTCGTGGATAAACTCATGATGGATGGGATGGAAGTCATTGTCGTGGATAACTTCTTTACcggacaaaagaaaaacgtGGCGCACTGGTTGCATCATCCCAATTTCAG TCTCGTGGTGCACGATGTCACCGAACCAATCCAACTCGAAGTAGACGAAATCTACCACTTGGCCTGTCCGGCGTCACCTCCGCATTACCAGTACAATCCGGTCAAAACCATCAAAACGTCCACCATGGGGACCCTCAACATGCTCGGACTCGCCAAACGCGTCCGCGCCAAGATTCTACTCACCAGCACCTCCGAAATATACGGCGATCCCAAGGTACACCCACAGCCCGAATCCTACTGGGGAAACGTTAACACCATCGGACCCCGCTCCTGCTACGACGAAGGCAAACGCGTGGCCGAGACCATGATGTACAGTTACAAGAACCAAAACGGCGTCGACGTCCGCGTCGCACGGATATTCAACACCTTTGGTCCGCGCATGCACCCCAATGACGGACGCGTCGTTTCCAACTTTATCATACAAGCCCTGCAGAACAAGAACATGACTATTTACGGCGAAGGCAAACAAACACGATCCTTCCAGTACGTTACCGAtctcgtcgacggtctcTACGCGCTCATGAACGGCAATTACGATCTTCCCGTCAATCTCGGCAATCCGGAAGAATATTCCGTCAAGGACTTTGCCACCTACATTCAAGAACTCACCAAGAGTACGTCGGACATTATCTTCTTACCCAAATCCGAGGACGACCCCTCCCAACGTCGACCGGATATCACCACGGCCAAGCGAGAACTGGGCTGGGAACCCCAGGTCAAGGTACAAAAAGGCTTGGAAAAGACCATTGAATACTTTGCCCgtgttttggaaagtgcgGGGGAAATCATTCCGACCGGACCCGGGGCCGCCAAGCCCGAAGCCTAA
- a CDS encoding CPS III, carbamoyl-phosphate synthase mitochindrial precursor (CPS III is a mitochondrial enzyme that catalyzes the irreversible formation of carbamoyl phosphate from bicarbonate and ammonium or glutamine. This reperesents the first commited step of the urea cycle. CPS III is known to have an absolute requirement for N-acetylglutamate. EST support appears to be consitutive with higher numbers of ESTs for ammonium and urea grown cultures.) — protein MTGRSFGCHESVEGEVVFATGMVGYPESLTDPSYQGQILTVTTPMVGNYGVPDRKAVDELGLPAYFESSRIHATGLIVQDYSHHYSHWKAASSLGDWLKEEGIPGLSDIDTRMLTKKIREKGAMLARIEVDLDAPVPDFGKMVDPNARHLVNEVSTKEVKVYGKGNPTKVIAVDGGMKFNIIRQLCKRGVELTVVPWDYPFASEMHKYDGLFLSNGPGDPVMCDVTIKELEKVISVPDSEVKPIFGICLGNQLMGIAAGGIAKKLPFGNRGQNQPVLNHQTGECYITPQNHGFHIDCATLKPGWKTLFTNANDGSNEGIAHETRPYFTAQFHPEASSGPTDTEFMFDTFLEACKKPMDKIRFPVRKPAPPRSNAKKVLLLGSGGTSIGQAGEFDYSGGQAIKALKEEGLEVVLMNPNIASVQTNTDDKSASKADHVFFLPVTPEFVEEVIKKEKPDGVIISMGGQTALNCAVQMHESGTFEKYGVKILGTQIPAVINTEDRQLFSDRLNEINEKIAESYTAQTIPEAVEHAKKVGYPLMIRSAFALGGLGSGICVDEDHLKDMAKKALSVSPQILVEKSMKGWKEVEYEVVRDTHDNCVTVCNMENFDPLGIHTGDSIVMAPSQTLSNEEYHMLRETAIKVVRHLGIVGECNIQYALHPESLEYAIIEVNARLSRSSALASKATGYPLAFVAAKLCLGIPLTEVVNSVTKKTQAAFEPSLDYIVTKIPRWDMSKFEGVSTEIGSAMKSVGEVMGIGRTLEESLQKALRMVDPSVAGFQPKNRFETMAALRKELEVPTDKRIFAIAQALHEKTMTVQEIHDITKIDHWFLRRLEDIVKVWDELETITLDQMSDDQMLTAKKMGYSDVQIAECLGGNSTEDDVRAKRIAGGILPFNKQIDTLAAEYPAETNYLYMTYHGMENDVKPADGGVIVLGSGAYRIGSSIEFDWCGVSCIRTLRHLGYKSTMINYNPETVSTDYDECDRLYFEELSKERVLDIYHRDKSDGVIVSVGGQIPNGLAIPLDKAGVKILGTTAKMIDNAEDRNKFSDMIDEIGVQQPAWRELTTSQDALDFAAKVGYPVLVRPSYVLSGAAMNVAYNDDQLRACLEEAATVSKEHPVVISDFIEGAVEIECDGVGKDGELIAAAIHEHIENAGVHSGDASLVLPPHTLSAYTKERVREAARKIVKRLDITGPVNIQFVAKGTDVMCIECNVRASRSFPFVSKTMGVDFIEAATKAIVGEDTSNMNLPTLETRDRPNGFVGVKVPMFSFARLRGSDPVLGVEMASTGEVACFGASKEEAFLKALLSTGFKMPEKKILVSVQEELIDEFTHSAYQLHELGYTLVATEATAKALAKNRVPCEVVAYPTDTSGARTAVDMIRDEEIGMVINIPTHQSKRLNDNFQMRRSAVDFGTPLLTNLNLVKMFADSVYLHKKEGLTGLEPTTLFEHYAAEKDSDAWTSPTEFH, from the exons ATGACGGGTCGCTCCTTTGGTTGTCATGAATCTGTCGAGGGTGAA GTTGTGTTCGCTACGGGAATGGTCGGATATCCCGAAAGCTTGACCGATCCGTCCTATCAAGGACAGATTCTCACCGTAACAACGCCCATGGTGGGAAACTACGGTGTGCCCGATCGCAAGGCCGTCGACGAGTTGGGTCTGCCCGCGTACTTTGAATCCTCGCGCATTCATGCTACCGGTTTGATTGTTCAAGATTACAGTCACCATTACTCGCACTGGAAGGCAGCCAGTAGTCTCGGTGACTGGCTCAAGGAGGAAGGAATCCCTGGTCTCTCCGACATTGATACTCGTATGTTGACCAAGAAAATTCGTGAAAAGGGAGCCATGCTGGCTCGGATTGAAGTGGATCTCGACGCCCCCGTGCCAGATTTCGGCAAAATGGTCGACCCCAACGCGCGTCACCTTGTCAACGAAGTTAGTACCAAGGAAGTAAAGGTCTACGGAAAGGGCAATCCGACCAAGGTTATCGCCGTCGACGGTGGGATGAAGTTCAACATTATTCGTCAGCTCTGCAAGCGTGGCGTAGAACTCACCGTCGTACCCTGGGACTACCCCTTTGCTTCCGAAATGCACAAGTACGATGGTCTTTTCTTGAGTAATGGTCCCGGTGATCCTGTCATGTGCGATGTGACCATCAAGGAACTTGAAAAAGTCATTTCTGTCCCGGACAGTGAAGTCAAACCCATTTTTGGCATCTGTCTCGGTAACCAGTTGATGGGTATCGCCGCCGGAGGTATCGCCAAGAAGCTTCCCTTTGGTAACCGAGGTCAGAATCAGCCGGTTCTCAACCATCAAACAGGCGAATGCTACATTACGCCGCAAAATCACGGATTCCACATTGACTGCGCCACTCTCAAGCCGGGATGGAAAACGCTGTtcaccaacgccaacgacggATCCAACGAAGGTATCGCTCACGAGACTCGTCCCTACTTCACCGCGCAGTTCCATCCGGAAGCCTCGTCTGGTCCCACCGACACGGAGTTCATGTTCGATACCTTTCTCGAAGCGTGCAAAAAGCCCATGGACAAGATCCGATTCCCAGTCCGCAAACCCGCTCCACCTCGCTCCAACGCCAAGAAAGTCTTGTTGCTCGGATCGGGTGGTACCTCCATCGGCCAGGCTGGTGAATTCGACTATTCCGGCGGACAAGCCATTAAGGCCCTAAAGGAGGAAGGCTTGGAAGTGGTCCTCATGAACCCGAACATTGCCTCGGTACAGACCAATACGGATGACAAGTCCGCCAGTAAGGCTGACcatgttttctttttgcccGTCACCCCTGAAtttgtcgaagaagtcatcaagaaggaaaagcCGGATGGTGTCATCATATCCATGGGAGGACAAACGGCCTTGAACTGCGCCGTCCAAAT GCACGAAAGCGGAACTTTCGAAAAATATGGTGTCAAAATTCTTGGTACGCAGATTCCAGCGGTCATCAACACCGAAGATCGTCAGCTCTTTTCGGATCGCCTCAACGAAATTAATGAAAAGATTGCCGAGTCGTACACGGCCCAAACTATCCCAGAGGCGGTGGAACATGCCAAAAAGGTTGGCTACCCGCTCATGATCCGTTCCGCCTTTGCCCTGGGAGGACTCGGTAGCGGCATCTGCGTTGACGAAGATCACTTGAAAGACATGGCCAAGAAGGCTCTTTCTGTTTCACCCCAGATTCTGGTCGAGAAGAGCATGAAGGGATGGAAAGAAGTTGAGTACGAGGTTGTTCGTGATACGCACGACAACTGTGTCACTGTTTGCAACATGGAGAACTTTGATCCACTTGGTATCCACACCGGTGATAGTATTGTCATGGCTCCCTCGCAGACTCTGAGCAACGAGGAATACCACATGCTCCGTGAGACTGCTATCAAGGTCGTTCGCCACTTGGGAATTGTGGGGGAATGCAACATTCAGTACGCTCTTCACCCGGAATCGCTCGAGTACGCCATTATTGAGGTCAACGCGCGTCTTTCTCGTTCTTCAGCTTTGGCGTCCAAGGCTACAGGATATCCCTTGGCTTTCGTTGCCGCTAAGTTATGCTTGGGTATTCCTTTGACAGAAGTTGTCAACTCTGTCACCAAGAAGACACAAGCTGCTTTTGAGCCTTCGTTGGATTATATTGTCACCAAGATTCCTCGTTGGGACATGTCTAAGTTTGAAGGCGTCAGTACCGAGATTGGATCCGCTATGAAGAGTGTCGGCGAAGTCATGGGCATTGGACGGACCTTGGAAGAGTCTTTGCAAAAAGCGTTGCGCATGGTGGACCCTTCGGTTGCTGGCTTCCAACCTAAAAATCGTTTCGAGACCATGGCGGCCTTGCGCAAAGAATTGGAGGTGCCTACCGATAAGCGCATCTTTGCGATTGCCCAGGCTTTGCATGAGAAGACGATGACGGTCCAGGAGATCCACGACATCACCAAGATTGATCATTGGTTCCTCCGTCGTCTCGAAGACATTGTCAAGGTCTGGGACGAGCTAGAGACAATCACTCTGGACCAAATGAGCGATGACCAAATGCTGACGGCAAAGAAGATGGGATACTCCGACGTTCAAATTGCTGAGTGCTTAGGTGGAAATTCTACGGAGGACGATGTTCGTGCCAAACGTATCGCTGGCGGTATCCTGCCTTTCAATAAGCAGATTGATACCCTCGCTGCCGAATACCCCGCGGAGACCAACTACTTGTACATGACGTATCACGGTATGGAAAATGATGTTAAACCCGCCGATGGTGGTGTCATTGTCCTTGGAAGTGGAGCTTACCGCATTGGTTCTTCAATTGAGTTCGATTGGTGTGGTGTTAGTTGCATCCGGACTCTCCGCCACTTGGGTTACAAGTCGACGATGATCAACTACAATCCCGAGACTGTGTCGACTGATTACGATGAGTGCGATCGTCTGTACTTTGAAGAGCTCAGCAAGGAGCGTGTTTTGGATATCTACCACCGCGACAAATCGGATGGTGTCATTGTTAGTGTTGGAGGACAAATTCCCAACGGTCTCGCTATTCCGCTCGACAAGGCTGGCGTCAAGATTCTCGGAACCACCGCCAAAATGATCGACAACGCCGAGGACCGTAACAAGTTCTCCGACATGATTGATGAGATTGGTGTCCAGCAACCGGCGTGGCGAGAGCTCACCACTTCACAGGACGCCTTGGACTTTGCCGCCAAGGTCGGCTATCCCGTTCTAGTCCGTCCATCCTATGTTCTTTCCGGAGCCGCCATGAATGTTGCGTATAACGATGACCAGCTCCGTGCCTgtttggaagaagctgctACTGTATCCAAGGAACACCCCGTTGTGATTTCCGACTTTATCGAAGGCGCCGTCGAGATTGAATGCGATGGTGTAGGTAAAGACGGCGAACTCATTGCTGCCGCAATCCATGAGCACATTGAAAATGCCGGTGTTCACTCTGGTGATGCCTCGTTGGTCCTTCCACCCCACACTCTGTCGGCGTACACCAAAGAACGAGTCCGCGAAGCCGCCCGTAAGATTGTCAAACGCCTCGACATTACTGGACCGGTCAACATCCAATTCGTTGCCAAGGGAACCGATGTCATGTGCATCGAATGCAACGTCCGTGCCTCCCGCTCATTTCCTTTTGTCTCCAAAACAATGGGAGTTGACTTTATTGAGGCCGCCACCAAGGCCATTGTTGGCGAAGACACGAGTAACATGAACTTGCCTACTTTGGAAACCCGCGACCGTCCCAACGGGTTTGTCGGTGTCAAGGTCCCGATGTTCTCCTTTGCTCGTCTCCGTGGATCCGACCCTGTACTCGGAGTCGAGATGGCCTCCACCGGAGAAGTGGCTTGTTTCGGAGcttccaaggaagaagccttCCTCAAGGCACTTCTTTCGACCGGTTTCAAAATGCCCGAAAAGAAAATTCTCGTTTCGGTCCAGGAAGAACTTATCGACGAGTTTACGCATTCTGCTTACCAGCTGCACGAGCTCGGGTACACGCTCGTTGCAACCGAAGCGACTGCCAAGGCTTTGGCAAAGAACCGTGTGCCTTGCGAAGTCGTCGCTTACCCCACGGACACCTCGGGTGCTCGTACGGCGGTGGACATGATCCGGGACGAAGAGATTGGCATGGTGATCAATATTCCCACACACCAGTCCAAGCGTTTGAACGACAACTTCCAAATGCGTCGATCAGCTGTGGATTTCGGTACACCGCTCTTGACTAACCTCAACTTGGTCAAGATGTTTGCTGACTCTGTTTACCTTCACAAGAAGGAGGGGTTGACCGGCCTCGAACCCACCACTTTGTTTGAGCACTACGCCGCCGAGAAGGATTCCGACGCGTGGACCAGTCCCACTGAATTCCATTAA
- the MDH gene encoding predicted protein (mitochondrial transit peptide predicted at N-terminus), which produces MFTARSLASVASYSSASVARQMSSASKKVAVLGAAGGIGQPLSMLLKLSPAIGELACYDIVGTPGVAADLSHIPTRARVSGCLPAAGAWPPRGNEGLGEALTGADVVVIPAGVPRKPGMTRDDLFNTNAGIVKTLIQGVAEFCPEAVIAIISNPVNSTVPIAAEILKQKGVYNPRKLCGVTTFDVIRANTFAAAHMGVDPASVDVTVIGGHAGITILPLYSQLEGFAPSDAEREAITVRTQFGGDEVVQAKAGSGSATLSMAYAGYLFTEKVLQGLNGEKVTQCAYVQSDLTDCKYFASPCEFGPNGVEKVLGYGTLSAYEQAWFDKMIPDLQKQIKKGEDFVNA; this is translated from the exons ATGTTTACCGCTCGTTCTCTCGCTTCCGTGGCTTCTTATTCTTCCGCATCAGTAGCTCGCCAAATGAGCAGCGCGTCGAAAAAGGTCGCCGTGCTCGGAGCTGCCGGAGGCATCGGGCAACCGCTCTCGATGCTTCTCAAGCTTAGCCCCGCCATTGGGGAACTCGCCTGTTACGATATCGTCGGTACTCCCGGGGTAGCTGCGGATCTCAGTCAC ATCCCGACCAGGGCCAGAGTGTCCGGTTGTCTTCCCGCCGCTGGGGCTTGGCCTCCCCGCGGCAACGAGGGACTCGGTGAAGCCTTGACCGGGGccgacgtcgtcgtcatccccGCCGGGGTGCCCCGCAAACCCGGTATGACACGGGACGATCTCTTCAACACCAACGCTGGGATCGTCAAGACGCTCATCCAAGGCGTCGCCGAGTTTTGTCCCGAAGCCGTCATTGCGATTATCTCCAACCCCGTCAATAGCACCGTCCCCATTGCCGCCGAAATATTGAAACAAAAGGGCGTGTACAACCCCCGTAAGCTCTGCGGCGTAACCACATTCGACGTCATTCGTGCCAATACCTTTGCCGCTGCACACATGGGTGTGGACCCGGCGTCTGTCGACGTGACGGTCATTGGCGGACACGCCGGTATCACCATTCTACCACTCTACAGCCAGCTCGAAGGCTTTGCGCCGTCCGACGCGGAACGGGAAGCCATTACGGTCCGCACACAGTTTGGTGGCGACGAAGTCGTCCAAGCCAAGGCTGGATCGGGATCGGCCACACTATCCATGGCCTACGCTGGATACCTCTTTACCGAAAAGGTGTTGCAGGGATTGAACGGTGAAAAAGTAACGCAGTGCGCTTACGTACAGTCCGATTTGACCGATTGCAAATACTTTGCCAGTCCGTGCGAATTTGGACCCAACGGAGTCGAAAAAGTCCTCGGATACGGAACTTTGTCGGCCTACGAACAAGCCTGGTTCGACAAGATGATTCCCGACTTGCAAAAACAAATCAAGAAAGGCGAAGACTTTGTCAACGCTTAA
- a CDS encoding predicted protein, producing MWTMERAHPPTCGGVRVLRSRTWRRARSASFAISVILAVVVFLSMLFSTSHAYGRGSPSRHVASSSSSTRVPTTAPDVRHVPSFTTTRRQACLAFWGFCGAAVVVPPGNAAYVLNDDSGEYEQVEDQDWQTTWKERLDKASTMSPDQVFLAAKGAGNVDLKQGPETDVSKKRRAMAGCRDKTLRQKAGLSEEKACNARVLQGDFDFMIQAMDGN from the coding sequence ATGTGGACGATGGAACGAGCCCATCCTCCCACGTGCGGCGGCGTGAGGGTCCTTCGGTCACGTACGTGGAGGAGAGCGCGCTCGGCATCCTTTGCGATATCCGTCATCCTCGCCGTCGTAGTATTCCTCTCCATGCTGTTTTCCACATCGCACGCGTACGGCAGGGGATCCCCGTCACGACACGTcgcgtcatcgtcgtcaagCACTCGTGTGCCTACGACGGCACCGGACGTTCGACACGTACCTTCGTTCACGACTACCCGACGACAAGCGTGTCTGGCTTTCTGGGGCTTCTGTGGTGCGGCTGTGGTTGTTCCACCCGGAAACGCCGCCTACGTACTCAACGACGACAGTGGTGAATACGAACAAGTTGAGGATCAGGATTGGCAGACGACCTGGAAGGAACGATTGGATAAGGCCAGTACCATGTCCCCGGATCAGGTATTTCTCGCCGCCAAGGGCGCCGGTAACGTCGATTTGAAACAGGGACCGGAAACGGACGTCAGCAAAAAGCGACGCGCCATGGCGGGTTGTCGTGACAAGACACTCCGCCAAAAGGCGGGTTTgtcggaagaaaaagcctGCAACGCCCGAGTCTTGCAAGGGGATTTCGACTTTATGATTCAAGCCATGGATGGCAACTAA
- a CDS encoding predicted protein — translation MIGPAIDPADVGLTGLFWLFLSYGYVLYSSSNLISEGSELLLLIPSMAGLVGGVVLPLLGAVPDGAIILFSGLGSLEDAQETLSVGVGALAGSTIMLLTVPFALSVYGGRVDLDANGVPDYLVKPKLSTKTSWKAEFTKTGVTLSDAVHHGGVLMALTTVPYFLIQVPASIYATPENSEDVVAAQEHWWAAAGFILCLLGLTVYMRLQLHISQQGQDKGKRMAVMKKLLKQGQVSLSGAIAAQVNAKESALQAQAASEYQSIHDVKDGYPSPAIAAFLKEILADAFYSYDSDTNGQLDKTEVFVFFRDFHESISEEEMDKLFAKFDTDGSGTISLDEFIGLAYTLIKAQDQQTAPRHLDASSRGTRAALVQAAFGEDEDEEEETVPEEFTSLTPDQQQRAIKWKAFRMLALGTGLVVLFSDPMVDVMQEIAVRSGISPFYVSFVLAPLASNASEVIASQYYASKKTRKTITVSLTALEGAACMNNTFCLCIFMGLVFVRGLAWHYTAETVAIVIVEFIIAFIVIRETTMTTGMAMFILALFPLSIVLVAALEAFGLD, via the exons ATGATTGGACCCGCCATT GATCCAGCGGATGTCGGCTTGACGGGCCTCTTCTGGCTTTTTTTGAGCTACGGCTACGTCTTGTACTCGAGCAGTAATCTCATTTCGGAAGGATCCGAGCTGCTCCTTCTCATCCCCAGCATGGCGGGGTTGGTCGGCGGAGTGGTCCTCCCCTTGTTAGGAGCCGTCCCCGACGGCGCCATCATTCTCTTTAGCGGACTCGGAAGTCTTGAAGACGCCCAAGAAACATTGTCTGTCGGAGTCGGGGCCCTAGCCGGCTCCACCATCATGCTACTGACCGTTCCCTTTGCTCTTTCCGTCTACGGAGGTCGCGTAGATCTCGACGCCAACGGCGTACCCGACTACCTTGTCAAACCCAAACTTTCCACCAAAACGTCCTGGAAGGCCGAATTCACAAAGACGGGCGTTACCTTGTCCGATGCCGTGCATCACGGTGGTGTCTTGATGGCCCTCACTACCGttccctacttcctcatACAGGTGCCCGCATCGATCTACGCCACGCCCGAGAATTCGGAAGACGTCGTTGCGGCACAGGAGCACTGGTGGGCGGCGGCTGGATTCATTCTCTGCTTGCTGGGCCTGACGGTTTACATGAGACTGCAGTTGCATATTTCCCAACAGGGACAGGACAAGGGCAAGCGCATGGCCGTCATGAAGAAACTGCTCAAACAGGGACAGGTTTCACTCAGTGGAGCCATTGCCGCACAAGTCAACGCCAAAGAGTCCGCGCTGCAGGCGCAGGCTGCGTCCGAATACCAGTCCATCCACGATGTCAAAGATGGTTACCCCAGTCCGGCCATTGCGGCCTTTCTGAAAGAAATTCTGGCCGACGCCTTTTATTCCTACGATTCCGACACCAATGGACAACTCGACAAAACCGAAgtctttgtctttttccGAGACTTTCACGAAAGCAtatccgaagaagaaatggataaGCTCTTTGCCAAGTTCGATACGGACGGCTCCGGTACCATTTCTTTGGACGAATTTATCGGCCTCGCCTACACGCTCATCAAGGCGCAGGACCAGCAAACGGCGCCGCGTCACCTGGACGCGTCCAGTCGCGGTACCCGTGCCGCCCTGGTACAGGCTGCCTttggcgaagacgaagacgaggaggaagaaaccGTACCGGAAGAATTCACCTCGCTCACGCCCgatcaacaacaacgcgCCATCAAATGGAAGGCCTTTCGGATGTTGGCGTTAGGAACCGGCCTGGTCGTGCTCTTTTCAGATCCCATGGTGGATGTCATGCAAGAGATTGCGGTGCGGTCGGGCATATCGCCCTTTTACGTTTCCTTCGTGCTGGCACCATTGGCGTCCAACGCCAGCGAAGTGATCGCCTCGCAATACTACGCCAGCAAGAAGACGCGCAAAACGATTACCGTGAGTTTGACGGCGTTGGAGGGTGCCGCTTGCATGAACAATACGTTCTGCTTGTGTATTTTTATGGGGCTGGTCTTTGTGCGCGGCTTGGCTTGGCACTACACGGCCGAGACGGTAGCCATTGTGATTGTGGAATTCATAATTGCATTTATCGTGATTCGAGAAACTACCATGACGACGGGAATGGCCATGTTCATCTTGGCGTTGTTTCCGCTGAGCATTGTGCTCGTCGCCGCTCTAGAAGCGTTTGGTTTGGATTGA